The proteins below come from a single Triticum aestivum cultivar Chinese Spring chromosome 5D, IWGSC CS RefSeq v2.1, whole genome shotgun sequence genomic window:
- the LOC123124868 gene encoding putative cyclic nucleotide-gated ion channel 7, with product MDGPGSGHQMDSYFSRAPKIRSRSIRMAAAGVMSQSERLKNIGRRVFQEDLKSISLKIYDPQDPFLMRMNRLFVFACIISVATDPLFFYLPSVNVTQSNTCIGFKRELAVAATAVRTAIDFFYLARIVLQFHTAFIAPSSRVFGRGELVVDHGDIARRYLRRFFVVDLLSVLPLPQIQMYKFFMKPKNADLLPIKTALFFNVLTQYLPRLLRFYPITAELRRTTGVFAETAFAGAAFYLLLYMLCSHMVGSFWYLLAVERLDDCWREKCAGLKFHQCRIYMYCGGKQEGDEDDFMKWRTMIRQVLAQECAPVDNNGTGFSYGIYTSAMTSGVTHTNDLVPKILYCLWWGLQNLSSGAQGLETTHYKGEALFAIILAVFGLILMALLIGNMQTYLQSMTLRMEEMRLKRRDSEEWMRHRDLPDDLRERVWRHNQYKWLETRGVDEDGLVSCLPKDIRRDVKRHLCLRLVRRVPLFANMDERLLDAICERLKPSLCTETTYVVREGEPVDEMLFIIRGRLESSTTDGGRTGFFNKGLLKEGDFCGEELLTWALDPKAAANLPLSTRSVKALSEVEGFALHADELKFVAGQFRRLHSKQLQQTFRFYSQQWRTWASCFIQAAWRRYEKRKAAEHRRREEEEMYAAEMVSASSSSQIKTAFLVSRFAKNAMRGVQRQRSHQEERLILLSKPSD from the coding sequence ATGGACGGCCCCGGCAGCGGCCACCAGATGGACAGCTACTTCTCCCGCGCCCCCAAGATCCGGTCCCGGTCCATCCGCATGGCGGCTGCCGGCGTGATGAGCCAGTCGGAGCGGCTCAAGAACATCGGGCGCCGTGTCTTCCAGGAGGACCTTAAGAGCATCTCCCTCAAGATCTACGACCCGCAGGACCCGTTCCTGATGCGCATGAACCGCCTCTTCGTCTTCGCCTGCATCATCTCCGTCGCCACCGACCCGCTCTTCTTCTACCTCCCTTCCGTCAACGTGACCCAGAGCAACACATGCATCGGCTTCAAACGTGAACTGGCCGTCGCTGCCACCGCTGTGCGCACCGCCATCGACTTCTTCTACCTGGCGCGGATCGTGCTGCAGTTCCACACCGCCTTCATCGCGCCGTCGTCGCGGGTGTTCGGCCGCGGGGAGCTCGTCGTCGACCATGGTGACATAGCGCGCCGCTACCTCCGCCGTTTTTTCGTCGTCGACCTCCTCTCTGTGCTCCCCCTGCCACAAATCCAGATGTACAAGTTCTTCATGAAGCCCAAGAACGCGGACCTGCTTCCCATCAAGACGGCGCTCTTCTTCAACGTGCTCACCCAGTACTTGCCCCGCCTCCTCCGCTTCTACCCTATCACCGCCGAGCTCAGGCGCACCACCGGCGTCTTCGCAGAGACTGCCTTCGCCGGCGCCGCCTTCTACCTCCTCCTCTACATGCTATGCTCCCACATGGTGGGTTCCTTCTGGTACCTCCTCGCCGTCGAGCGCCTCGACGACTGCTGGCGCGAGAAGTGCGCGGGGCTCAAGTTCCACCAGTGCAGGATATACATGTACTGCGGGGGGAAACAAGAGGGCGATGAGGACGACTTCATGAAGTGGCGGACCATGATCCGGCAGGTGCTCGCGCAGGAGTGCGCGCCTGTGGACAACAACGGCACGGGCTTCAGCTACGGCATCTACACCTCCGCCATGACCTCAGGGGTCACCCACACCAACGACCTCGTCCCGAAGATTCTCTACTGCCTGTGGTGGGGTCTCCAGAACCTCAGCAGTGGCGCCCAGGGGCTGGAGACCACGCACTACAAGGGGGAGGCCCTTTTCGCCATCATCCTCGCGGTCTTCGGCCTCATCCTCATGGCGCTGCTCATCGGCAACATGCAGACGTACCTCCAGTCCATGACGCTGCGTATGGAGGAGATGCGGCTCAAGCGGCGGGACTCGGAGGAGTGGATGCGCCATCGCGACCTCCCCGATGACCTCCGGGAGCGTGTGTGGCGACACAACCAGTACAAGTGGCTGGAGACGCGGGGCGTGGACGAGGACGGCCTTGTGAGCTGCCTCCCCAAGGACATCCGGCGAGACGTCAAGCGCCACCTCTGCCTCCGCCTCGTCCGCCGCGTGCCGCTCTTTGCCAACATGGACGAGCGCCTCCTCGACGCCATCTGCGAGAGGCTCAAGCCCAGCCTATGCACGGAGACCACCTACGTGGTGCGGGAAGGGGAGCCCGTCGACGAGATGCTCTTCATCATCAGAGGCCGGCTCGAGAGTTCCACCACCGACGGGGGCCGCACGGGGTTCTTCAACAAGGGGCTCCTCAAGGAAGGGGACTTCTGCGGCGAGGAGCTCCTCACATGGGCGCTGGACCCAAAGGCTGCGGCGAACCTGCCGCTGTCCACTCGTAGTGTCAAGGCGCTCTCCGAGGTGGAGGGCTTCGCGCTGCACGCCGATGAGCTTAAGTTCGTCGCGGGGCAGTTCCGGCGCCTGCACAGCAAGCAATTGCAGCAGACCTTCAGGTTCTACTCGCAGCAGTGGCGCACCTGGGCGTCGTGCTTCATCCAGGCCGCGTGGAGAAGGTACGAGAAGCGGAAGGCGGCGGAGCATCggaggcgagaggaggaagagatgtACGCCGCCGAGATGGTGTCTGCGTCGTCGTCGAGCCAGATCAAGACAGCGTTCCTCGTGTCGAGGTTCGCCAAGAATGCCATGCGCGGTGTGCAACGCCAGCGGTCGCACCAGGAGGAGAGGCTCATTCTGCTGTCCAAGCCATCAGACTAA